GAGAAAAGGCTGCCATCTGCAACAGGATTCCTCTGCCCCTTTGAGAAAACAGTATCTGTTTAAGTGGCACCTTGCTTCAGACTGTGGTCAAGCCAGTTGCTTGACTCTATTCAGACATTCCTCCTGGTTCTGTGATTCCCTTTCTCCAGTTCTTCTGCTCAGGAAGGCACTTGCACAAAAAGAGTATTTGGCTCTGAGAAGGAACCTTCCTGGAAGCTAGAGAGTCAGGGGATCAGAGTGGGGAGGACTAAATGTAGACCAAACACCAGTGCCTCTTGTGCTGGGCCACGCTTTGAAAAATCCATGGCCCCTTTGGTCCTGGACTAACCCCCGTGTCCTCCAAGTGGTAAAGTTTGATTGTATTTTCTCTAATTCCAGCCAAGTTTAGAAATGAATAACCCATTTTGAGGCTGTGCAAATGAAGACTTTACCAAGGGTCATCTGCAGGATGACCAGTGGGTGTTACAGGGCACCGGAATAACAGCAAGTTGAGTACTGCTTCTGTCCTCCAGCTTCTTCCAGTTACCAAGTGGCCTGAAGCTAGGAAGCGCACATGACCCAAAGCAAAGAACACTAAGGAGGGAGCGAAGACTTAGGTATGGCTGGTTTCCATCCTGTTGACATTGCTGTTCCTAGAGATATTGTAAGTCCCAGACATGAAAAATCAGTCTTGAGGGAAGGTCAGACATAAATGCATATCTCATCCATATGACAGAAGATGGGCATGATTGGGTGGCACcgctggaattttaaaaatgtcacttaGATGGATTAACCTTGAATGCTTAAGCAACAATGGATTAAGCAACAAGATTGATAGTCCAGGTATTTGGTCCTGGATGCCAGGTAGTGGGTGAAGGGGAGAGAGTCAAGAAGTCAACTGAAGCTAGAGTGAGTAgtgaaaatgagaaggaagcctAAGAGACTGTTAGCTCAGTGCTCCCCTCCTGCAGGCCCTGCCTTCACTGGTCAGACCTCTGTGAGCATTCTTTTCTCTGCATAGGCCCGATGTGGTGTAGGAAGGTAGCTGGGTCTCCGTTCCCGGTTAGCCTCGGGGAAGTCAGGCTTGCCAAGTCCATTGTCAGTTGCCTTCAGGTCCGGCGCAGGCTGCCCACAAGTGACGTGGGTATACTGGCCTTGCTCCTCCTGCTCCGTCTCCCGGTGGTAGAAGTAGTTGAAGTTGGAGACGATGACGGGCACAGGCAGGGCAATGGTGAGGACCCCAGCGATGGCACACAGTGAGCCCACGATCTTACCCCCCACAGTCATGGGGTACATGTCCCCGTAACCTACCGTGGTCATTGTAACCACTGCCCACCAGAAAGCATCCGGGATGCTGGGAAAGAGCGAATCGTCATCGTCAGCCTCTGCGAAGTAGACAGCACTGGAGAAGAGGATGACCCcgatgaagaggaagaagatgagCAGCCCCAGCTCCCTCATGGAGGCCTGCAAGGTCTTGCCCAGGATCTGCAGCCCCTTGGAGTGGCGGGAGAGCTTGAAGATGCGGAACACCCGGACCAGGCGGATGACTCTGAGGATGGCCAGGGACATGGCCTGCTGCCCATTCTGGCTGCTTCCTCCACTGGCTGGCTGCTGTTCCTGCTGCTGCACCAGCTCGGTGCCCAGGGTGATGAAGTAGGGGAAGATAGCCACCAAGTCAATGATGTTCATGATGTTCCGGAAGAAGGCCGGCTTGCTGGGGCAGGCGGAGAAGCGCACCAAGAGCTCAAAAGTGAACCAGACAATGCACAGGGTCTCCACCAGAAAGAAAGGGTCTGTAAAGAAGGAGCCCCCCAGAGTACTGAGTGAGGAGGAGCCCCCGGTCCCCATTTCCCCAGGGGTGATGCCATGATGAAATGTGTAGGAATCGtcttcatcctcctcttcctcctgactCCCCCTGGAAACTGAGGAGACTCGACTCACACCACCACCATTGCTTCCACCTCGACCATCTACACGGAACTGGGGTAAGGTCTCCAGGCAAAAGATGACTATGGAGATGAGAATGACCAACACGGAGACGATGGCGATACCCCTGGCGGGCCCAGAGCTCTCTGGGTACTCGAAGAGCAGCCACACCTGGCGCTGGAAGGGCTGGGAGGGCAGCGGCTTCTCGTCCTCGCCACCTTCGGGCAGGCAGCCCTCGTCCTCCCGGAAGGCCGCCAGGGCCTCGTCCCCCAGCTGGTAGAAGCGGATCTCCTCCAGGAAAATGTCCAGGGGCACGTTGACCGGCCTCCGCAGGCGGCCCCCAGACTGGTAGTAGTAGAGGATGGCGTCGAAGCTGGGCCGGTTGCGGTCGAAGAAGTACTCGTTCCTCAGGGGGTCGAAGAAGCGGACTCGGCGGCCAGGGTCTCCCAGCAGCGTGTCCGGAAACAGCGACAGGGTGCGCAATTGTGTCTCGAAGCGCAGCCCGGAGATATTGATCACCAGCCGCTCGCTACTACAGCAGCCCCCGCCCCCGCCGGCCTCCGGGAAGTCTCCCGCATCCTGTTGCTCCCCCTCCGGCCCACGGACCTCCCCCGGCGCCGCCAGCGTAAGGGATTTCTCCGATCTCATGCCCCCACGGAGGTGCGCTCCCCGCCACTAGGACGGCGCCCACGACAAAACCTCTGGAGCGCGGCACCGCTCCCCGGCTCCCGGCTGCGCCCACTTTAGGGTGGGGCTCGTGCTCCTCCCGGTTCGCGGTCTGACCTGGCGGTTGGGTCCGTGAGCCCTAAAGCCCTGGTCCCTGCGAGGCTGGGTCTGGGGAGGTGACCTGGGCGCTGGGGATTTGGTTCTGCGCTTCCCGTTACCCGCGCCCCGGTGCTAGAGCTTACTGGGATGCCCGGAACCGCACACGGGCGCGTGTGAAACTGGCTGCCCGAAAAGACGAGTGGCTTCGCCCCTGCGGTGCCTGAGACCCGGCTCCCGGACGCAGGGGTCCGCCCTCCAGCCGGGCTAGCTCTTCCCAGTTCCCACTGCGCTCCTCCAGCCGCTCCGGACCCCCGGCTGCCGCTGGTACCGAAGCGCCTGATGCGCCTCCCTCCGGCTCGGCAAAGACTCCTGGCGGGGCTCGGCCTCCGCCCTGCGTCCACCGCGGGGCTGGGTCCGGCCAAGGTCGCGGTTCCGGCCGCCACAGCCGCCACCTCCTCCCTAGGAGCCGCGCCGCAGGCCTCGCAGAGGGCCTTGGGCTGCCCCGGCGCCCGAGCGCGGGGACCCACCTCCCCACGGCTCAAGGCTTCGCTGCCGCCGCGGCAGCTGCAGCGGCTCGGCTCTCCGCTCTGCCCTTCCTTCCCAACACACACTCTCCAAGTGACGTGGCAGGCCCCGCCTgctgccccctcccaccccactcccacatCACACCCCTCGCCCAGCCAGGGGTTGCCGCGAGCCAGGGCGCCATGGAAATAGACGCACACTTGCCTCACCAGTGAGCTTTCCCGCGCTCTCCTGGCACGCCTCTCGCTTTCACACGTTCACATTCGCGCCCCCCTCCACAAGCGCCGGCACCCTCATACCACACCCCCTCCACCCCCGCAATCGGCTTGTCTCATTTCGGTTTACCGAGTTGACCTGCGCAGTGTATTTCATCAATAAGAAGACACACCCCGCCCCACCACACAATACGGAGCACTGTGCACCCACTCATCcagaaatctaaagaaaacattaaatcaTACATTCTTCTGTCTTTAGGAAGACCCGTTTGCCAACCTCTCCAatatctacaggaaaaaaaaaatagagaaagtatTTTTGAGATGCCTTGAGAGCTTCCAATTTAAATTCCAATGTAATTCTCCCTCTACCTTTGCaagcctgggagggtgaggctgcaacTCTCCTAGAATTGCAAAGGGATGGTAGAGAAAGGGTGGCAAGTGGATCAATGCCTTTCCCATCAGAAGTTTTCCAGGGGAGTCCTGAGAGCCTGAGGCAACAACCCCAGTGAGGAAGGACCCAGAAGATGGAAGCACCTCAGAGATACCTCAGCCCAGGAAACTGCATCCTGGGGATCCTTTGCTCCTAGCCACCCCGGAGGATGCATCTGGAATTTCTGCTTATTGGGTAGCCAAAAAAGGGGAGAAGA
The Rhinopithecus roxellana isolate Shanxi Qingling chromosome 10, ASM756505v1, whole genome shotgun sequence DNA segment above includes these coding regions:
- the KCNA6 gene encoding potassium voltage-gated channel subfamily A member 6, which encodes MRSEKSLTLAAPGEVRGPEGEQQDAGDFPEAGGGGGCCSSERLVINISGLRFETQLRTLSLFPDTLLGDPGRRVRFFDPLRNEYFFDRNRPSFDAILYYYQSGGRLRRPVNVPLDIFLEEIRFYQLGDEALAAFREDEGCLPEGGEDEKPLPSQPFQRQVWLLFEYPESSGPARGIAIVSVLVILISIVIFCLETLPQFRVDGRGGSNGGGVSRVSSVSRGSQEEEEDEDDSYTFHHGITPGEMGTGGSSSLSTLGGSFFTDPFFLVETLCIVWFTFELLVRFSACPSKPAFFRNIMNIIDLVAIFPYFITLGTELVQQQEQQPASGGSSQNGQQAMSLAILRVIRLVRVFRIFKLSRHSKGLQILGKTLQASMRELGLLIFFLFIGVILFSSAVYFAEADDDDSLFPSIPDAFWWAVVTMTTVGYGDMYPMTVGGKIVGSLCAIAGVLTIALPVPVIVSNFNYFYHRETEQEEQGQYTHVTCGQPAPDLKATDNGLGKPDFPEANRERRPSYLPTPHRAYAEKRMLTEV